Proteins encoded together in one uncultured Sphaerochaeta sp. window:
- a CDS encoding DUF4256 domain-containing protein has product MDTIRTTLTLEQKASLIDVLHNRFEENLSRHKDLDWKAIEKRLTQDPEKLSSLFAMDRTGGEPDVIGYDETSDVYLFVDCSAESPVGRRSLCYDQVALENRKKNPPTGSAGSLAAEMGIELLDEEQYRNLQKLGVFDVKSSSWIRTPESMRKLGGALFGDCRYDRVFIYHNGADSYYASRGFRGVLRV; this is encoded by the coding sequence ATGGATACAATTAGAACTACGTTAACTTTAGAACAAAAAGCATCACTCATTGATGTTCTTCATAATAGATTTGAGGAAAACCTGTCCCGTCACAAAGACCTTGATTGGAAAGCTATTGAAAAGAGACTTACCCAAGACCCTGAGAAGCTCTCTTCGCTCTTTGCGATGGATCGCACCGGTGGAGAGCCAGATGTAATCGGGTACGATGAAACCTCTGACGTATACCTATTCGTCGATTGCTCTGCTGAGAGTCCTGTTGGCCGAAGAAGTCTTTGTTATGACCAGGTAGCCCTTGAGAACCGGAAAAAGAATCCTCCAACAGGTAGTGCAGGTTCTCTTGCCGCAGAAATGGGGATAGAGCTTCTCGATGAGGAGCAGTACCGCAATCTCCAGAAGCTGGGTGTTTTTGATGTAAAATCTTCCAGCTGGATTCGTACTCCTGAGTCTATGAGAAAGCTTGGTGGCGCGCTCTTTGGTGACTGTCGCTACGATAGGGTATTCATCTATCACAACGGAGCTGACTCCTACTATGCATCGAGGGGATTCAGGGGTGTGCTCAGGGTTTAG
- a CDS encoding RsmE family RNA methyltransferase, translated as MNIILFSTLSETNELSMKDHRARHIKKILHLDVGDTFQAGVINQSKGLATITNMDDHAISFTYEVEDDQASSLYPVTLIVAQVRPISMRRILREAVSLGVGSLILCTTDTAEKSYAQANLYTSGEYKSILIDGAMQSGQSGVSSLQFASSLSDAITKLPSDTQRIVLDNVWEGMPLSLFQVKENQPVVLAIGGERGFSDRERTLFREYGFQFASLGKRILRTETACSAGLAVLLGRMGLL; from the coding sequence ATGAACATCATCCTCTTCTCTACCTTATCTGAGACCAATGAACTGTCCATGAAAGACCATAGGGCCCGTCACATCAAGAAAATTCTTCATTTGGATGTGGGCGATACCTTCCAAGCAGGGGTTATCAATCAGAGCAAGGGTTTGGCTACCATCACAAATATGGATGATCATGCCATCTCCTTCACCTACGAAGTAGAAGATGATCAGGCATCCTCTCTCTATCCGGTTACACTCATTGTGGCCCAGGTCAGGCCTATCAGCATGAGAAGGATTCTCAGGGAAGCTGTCAGCCTTGGGGTTGGGTCCCTTATCCTTTGTACCACCGACACTGCCGAGAAATCCTATGCACAGGCTAATCTCTACACCAGTGGGGAGTATAAAAGCATCCTCATTGATGGCGCGATGCAGAGTGGCCAGAGTGGGGTAAGCTCACTGCAGTTTGCTTCCTCACTCTCCGATGCCATTACCAAGCTTCCTTCAGATACCCAGAGGATTGTCCTTGACAATGTCTGGGAGGGAATGCCTCTCTCCCTGTTTCAAGTGAAGGAGAACCAACCTGTTGTTTTAGCCATTGGAGGAGAGCGTGGGTTCAGTGATAGGGAGCGAACGCTCTTTAGGGAATATGGGTTTCAGTTTGCATCACTGGGTAAGAGAATTTTGAGGACTGAAACAGCATGTAGTGCAGGATTGGCTGTACTGCTTGGAAGGATGGGGCTTCTCTAG
- a CDS encoding DOMON domain-containing protein, with the protein MKKLSIVLIISLLFSLPLAAQIFPTSPSNPVVDGSFGTNEYPEIVQLKDMRLGYAQSRDSSNLHFILEAPTTGWVSVGLGSNRMHGAHIIIGYDAITSQVISEETGRGHSHSPSSSKILVQSKIKEAGGKTTLEFTVPASQFDSGRNLRLIVAYGNRDNLRSKHVTYDSHTINFLK; encoded by the coding sequence ATGAAAAAACTCTCTATAGTTCTTATTATATCCCTGCTCTTCAGTCTGCCACTGGCAGCTCAGATATTCCCAACCTCTCCATCCAATCCCGTGGTTGATGGATCTTTCGGAACCAATGAATACCCCGAGATTGTACAACTCAAGGATATGCGTCTTGGGTATGCCCAGAGTAGGGATTCCAGTAATCTGCACTTCATTCTCGAAGCACCAACTACAGGATGGGTTTCGGTTGGCCTTGGGTCCAATAGGATGCATGGTGCTCATATCATCATTGGCTATGATGCAATTACCAGCCAAGTCATCAGCGAGGAAACTGGCCGTGGACACAGCCACAGCCCATCCTCATCAAAGATTCTTGTGCAGAGTAAGATCAAGGAGGCAGGGGGTAAGACCACCCTTGAGTTCACGGTACCTGCCTCACAGTTTGATTCAGGAAGGAACCTCAGACTTATTGTTGCATATGGAAATCGGGATAATCTCAGAAGCAAGCATGTAACCTATGACAGCCACACCATCAACTTCCTGAAATAA
- a CDS encoding lipoate--protein ligase, producing MKNAIYLAKSHDCAANLAGEAYLMSLPYEHVLYLWVNDPCIVIGRYQNPFSECNLQRMDEEGVQLIRRQSGGGAVYHDQGNLCFTLIGNKEQTSKEENFALILKALSSLSLDCELSGRNDILLNGKKISGNAFQTTATKFCHHGTLLISSDLSVMGNYLTPSSTKLASKAVKSVASRVGNLKEGNQNITNEMVQEALIEAFKATYGDAEVQEIDFTSFPAAQENYHRFGDRSQILQQTPQFSHSFTHRFPWGEADFRILVEKGVFSDILMFTDSLDTSIVERIKTLLVGVPYEKKAVEAVLKECEQDDCSDLLTFLLDSFSS from the coding sequence ATGAAGAATGCAATCTACTTGGCAAAATCGCACGACTGTGCAGCTAACCTGGCTGGAGAGGCATACCTGATGAGTCTGCCTTATGAGCATGTGTTGTATCTTTGGGTGAATGATCCCTGTATCGTGATCGGACGATACCAGAATCCGTTCAGTGAGTGCAACCTGCAGCGTATGGATGAGGAAGGAGTCCAACTTATACGGAGGCAAAGTGGTGGTGGAGCGGTCTACCATGACCAGGGCAACCTCTGTTTTACCTTGATTGGAAACAAGGAACAGACCTCCAAGGAAGAGAACTTCGCTTTAATACTCAAGGCACTTTCCTCGCTTTCCCTTGATTGTGAGCTCTCTGGCCGGAATGATATTCTTCTGAACGGGAAAAAAATCTCTGGCAATGCGTTCCAGACAACCGCTACCAAATTCTGTCATCACGGGACACTGCTGATCAGCAGCGACTTGTCGGTAATGGGCAATTATCTTACCCCAAGTTCCACCAAACTGGCTTCCAAGGCAGTAAAATCTGTAGCATCCAGAGTTGGGAATCTTAAGGAAGGCAACCAAAACATCACCAATGAGATGGTACAGGAAGCTTTAATCGAGGCTTTCAAGGCAACCTACGGGGATGCTGAGGTCCAGGAGATTGATTTTACTTCCTTCCCTGCCGCCCAGGAAAACTATCACCGGTTCGGGGACCGATCACAGATTCTCCAGCAAACACCACAATTCAGCCACTCTTTCACCCATCGTTTCCCATGGGGTGAGGCTGATTTCAGGATTCTTGTAGAGAAAGGTGTGTTCAGTGATATCCTCATGTTTACCGACAGCCTTGATACCTCCATTGTAGAACGTATCAAAACACTGCTGGTCGGAGTACCATATGAGAAGAAAGCGGTAGAGGCGGTGTTGAAAGAGTGTGAGCAGGACGATTGCTCAGACCTGCTCACCTTCTTGCTAGATTCCTTCTCTTCCTGA
- the malQ gene encoding 4-alpha-glucanotransferase: protein MKHDIRRCGVLMHPTSFPSPHGIGSLGDEAFTFIDLLSQAKVSLWQILPLGPTGYGDSPYAARSTFAGNELLIDLRTLAFEGYLDVEEVLFHPEFSSNRVEYGSVRSYKEPLLEQAAATFIGEAAKKDWDAYLQFVQENQWWLEDYALYQVLCRTYNDSRWFEIWPKKVRLREEATLQQLKKNHAKAIENIQVQQYFFFTQWTKVKRYANKKGIQIIGDIPIFVAPDSVDAWSNRDLLKMDKDGRQTASSGVPPDAFSDEGQLWGNPVYDWSAHQKQQFAWWIKRIEKTLEICDIIRIDHFRGFAAYWEVPKGEKTAMNGIWKPSPGKEFFSALKAHLGEELPIIAEDLGVITEDVDELRLSNGFPGMKILQFAFSVENGKLDASNAYLPHNCEHNSVIYTGTHDNNTSRGWYDALDEQTKDAVRRYLECPDDQIVWQLIRQMLLSHSKDAILPMQDWLELGAEGRMNIPSTCGVSNWSWRAETLHPEGWRVDRLRSLIELSGREGI, encoded by the coding sequence ATGAAACATGACATACGACGCTGTGGTGTATTGATGCACCCTACATCATTTCCCTCACCCCATGGTATCGGATCACTGGGTGATGAGGCTTTTACTTTTATTGACTTGCTCTCCCAAGCGAAGGTAAGTTTGTGGCAAATTCTTCCCCTAGGGCCCACCGGCTATGGGGACAGTCCTTATGCAGCTCGATCGACCTTTGCCGGGAATGAACTCCTGATCGACCTCAGGACTCTTGCCTTTGAGGGATACCTGGATGTGGAAGAGGTTCTCTTTCATCCCGAGTTTTCCTCCAACCGGGTAGAATATGGTAGCGTACGCTCCTATAAGGAACCGCTCCTGGAACAGGCTGCCGCAACCTTCATTGGAGAGGCAGCAAAAAAAGATTGGGATGCTTACCTGCAGTTTGTTCAGGAAAACCAGTGGTGGCTGGAGGACTATGCCCTCTATCAAGTGCTTTGCAGGACCTACAACGATTCCCGCTGGTTTGAGATTTGGCCCAAGAAGGTAAGACTGCGGGAAGAGGCTACATTACAACAGCTCAAGAAGAATCATGCAAAGGCAATTGAGAATATACAGGTACAGCAGTACTTTTTCTTTACGCAATGGACAAAGGTCAAGCGATATGCCAACAAGAAGGGTATCCAGATTATTGGGGATATTCCCATCTTTGTTGCTCCCGACAGCGTGGATGCTTGGTCAAATAGGGACCTCCTGAAAATGGATAAGGATGGCAGGCAAACCGCTTCGAGCGGAGTTCCGCCGGATGCCTTCTCTGATGAAGGACAGCTGTGGGGAAATCCTGTCTATGATTGGAGTGCCCACCAGAAGCAACAGTTCGCCTGGTGGATCAAGCGAATAGAGAAGACCCTGGAGATTTGTGACATCATCAGAATTGACCACTTCCGAGGATTTGCTGCCTATTGGGAAGTACCCAAAGGTGAGAAAACTGCCATGAATGGTATCTGGAAGCCATCGCCGGGAAAGGAGTTCTTCTCTGCACTCAAAGCACATCTTGGGGAAGAACTTCCCATCATAGCCGAGGACCTTGGCGTAATTACCGAGGATGTGGATGAACTCAGGCTCTCCAATGGATTCCCGGGTATGAAGATACTTCAGTTTGCCTTCTCGGTTGAGAACGGAAAGCTTGATGCAAGCAATGCCTACTTACCGCATAACTGTGAGCACAACAGTGTCATCTATACGGGTACTCATGACAACAATACTTCCAGAGGGTGGTATGATGCCTTGGATGAACAGACCAAGGATGCCGTGAGGCGCTACCTTGAATGTCCTGATGACCAGATAGTTTGGCAGTTGATCAGGCAGATGCTACTCTCTCACTCCAAGGACGCCATTCTCCCCATGCAGGATTGGCTGGAACTTGGAGCGGAGGGAAGAATGAACATCCCTTCCACCTGTGGGGTGAGTAACTGGAGCTGGAGAGCAGAAACCCTCCACCCAGAGGGATGGAGGGTTGACCGACTCAGATCCTTGATAGAATTATCAGGAAGAGAAGGAATCTAG
- the ispF gene encoding 2-C-methyl-D-erythritol 2,4-cyclodiphosphate synthase: MRIGTGWDVHRLAEGRKFILGGIVIPSERGEVAHSDGDVLVHAIIDAILGALAKGDIGSHFPDTDPAFKEADSLQLLSRVLEEDLPPYSIENIDTTVIVQRPKLRDHIDAIRENLANAMHLELSQVSVKAKTAEGILGELGTAEAVMAQAVVLISQNPC, from the coding sequence ATGAGGATTGGCACTGGTTGGGATGTTCACCGCCTCGCAGAAGGAAGGAAATTTATCCTTGGTGGCATAGTCATTCCCAGTGAACGGGGTGAGGTCGCTCACAGCGATGGTGACGTCCTTGTCCATGCAATCATCGATGCAATCCTTGGAGCATTGGCGAAAGGGGACATTGGGTCCCACTTCCCCGATACTGATCCAGCTTTCAAAGAGGCTGACAGTCTGCAGCTGTTATCACGAGTGCTGGAAGAAGATCTACCGCCCTACTCCATCGAGAACATCGATACCACGGTCATTGTCCAACGTCCTAAACTTCGTGACCATATTGATGCAATCAGGGAGAACCTGGCGAACGCAATGCACCTCGAACTCAGTCAGGTTTCTGTCAAGGCGAAGACCGCCGAAGGAATTCTTGGTGAGCTTGGTACAGCGGAAGCGGTCATGGCCCAAGCGGTTGTCTTGATTTCCCAGAATCCTTGTTGA
- a CDS encoding IspD/TarI family cytidylyltransferase yields the protein MNFPQHAVIVTAAGSSDRFNANKQLGVKKEYLSIDGHTVLYRSVAPFLEVPGCQVIMVTHPEGMADQCAVALEDLLQQNMVPIILVPGGSDRQKSVYNALQMLSSMALAVDFVAIHDGARCFLTPDLVIKTLATATVFRGAVPALPATDALKIIDDNGLITHHIDRTHAVGVQTPQIFTYPEIWEAHQAAKDSTTSYVDDTQIFTDYGQAVGICEGTRENRKITYIEDIPDAEQQIEEYLQNLEEGKRSAHAAKALHQAMDEVQREQQTP from the coding sequence ATGAATTTTCCCCAACATGCAGTCATCGTGACCGCTGCTGGCAGCAGCGATCGCTTTAATGCGAACAAGCAACTTGGTGTCAAGAAGGAGTATCTCTCCATCGATGGCCATACAGTGCTCTATCGCTCTGTTGCCCCATTTCTTGAAGTACCTGGATGTCAGGTTATTATGGTAACCCATCCTGAAGGAATGGCTGACCAGTGTGCTGTTGCATTGGAGGATCTGTTACAGCAGAATATGGTTCCCATCATACTCGTTCCAGGAGGAAGCGACCGACAGAAATCGGTTTACAACGCCTTGCAGATGCTCTCTTCCATGGCCTTGGCCGTGGACTTTGTTGCAATCCATGACGGAGCTCGTTGTTTCCTTACTCCCGATCTGGTGATCAAGACACTTGCAACAGCGACAGTTTTTCGAGGTGCAGTCCCTGCCCTTCCCGCTACCGATGCCCTGAAAATCATTGATGACAATGGACTTATCACCCACCACATAGACCGCACTCATGCTGTAGGAGTTCAGACTCCACAGATTTTTACCTATCCAGAGATCTGGGAAGCTCATCAAGCGGCAAAAGACAGCACCACTTCTTATGTGGATGATACACAGATTTTCACTGACTACGGACAGGCAGTGGGTATTTGTGAAGGCACCCGGGAGAACAGGAAGATCACGTATATCGAAGATATTCCTGATGCTGAACAGCAGATTGAAGAGTACCTCCAAAACCTTGAGGAAGGCAAACGCAGCGCACATGCTGCAAAAGCACTCCACCAGGCTATGGATGAGGTACAGAGGGAGCAGCAAACACCATGA
- a CDS encoding CarD family transcriptional regulator, whose protein sequence is MNSAQETKQFAIGEHVVYPLQGVGVIKRIEERMFRGVATMYYVIYLDISDMTVMIPVDKSEEMGIRPIVGDKEAKQAIESISSKYEPMPVDWKVRYQMNVDLLKQGSITSIAKVVQALYHRSKIKELPVQERKLYDNALRLLIDEISFALKKDKKEIEMLVFSKLEK, encoded by the coding sequence ATGAATTCAGCCCAGGAAACAAAACAATTTGCCATCGGAGAACATGTAGTATATCCTCTCCAAGGCGTAGGCGTCATCAAGCGTATTGAAGAACGAATGTTCAGAGGCGTCGCTACGATGTATTACGTGATCTACCTTGATATCTCCGATATGACGGTGATGATTCCTGTGGATAAATCCGAGGAAATGGGGATCAGGCCAATCGTAGGAGACAAAGAAGCGAAACAGGCTATTGAATCCATTTCCAGCAAGTATGAACCTATGCCGGTAGATTGGAAGGTCCGCTATCAGATGAATGTGGATCTGCTCAAGCAGGGTTCCATTACGTCAATTGCGAAGGTGGTACAGGCACTCTATCATCGCAGCAAGATCAAGGAACTGCCGGTACAAGAGCGAAAGCTCTATGACAATGCGCTTCGTTTGTTGATCGACGAGATCTCTTTTGCCTTGAAGAAGGACAAAAAAGAGATTGAAATGCTTGTATTCTCCAAATTGGAGAAATAG
- a CDS encoding TRAP transporter large permease — MIAYLPIILVFILYFSSIPIAYALFGSSLFYFAVIDTSSPVDLILQKFVTSTQSFPLLAIPFFVMAGSIMNYAGISKKLMQFADVLTGHMAGGMAQVNVLLSLLMGGVSGSANADAAMQSKMLVPEMEKRGYDRAFSTAITAASSAVTPVIPPGINLIIYALIANASVGRMFAAGYVPGLIMTISLMVTVSIISKRRGYQPVREKKAGTKEVVHQLRDSIWALLFPFGIIAGLRIGMFTPSEAGAVAVLYCIIVGKFIYKELGKEHIIPVLRETIFGTSGVVLIIVSASVFGYYLNWERIPQAMASGLLTITQNKYLMLMIINVLFLVMGMFLEGGAAMIILAPLLVPVVTQLGIDVIHFGLICIVNIMIGGLTPPFGSMMFTCCSITRCSLQDFVKEVIPFIVALLISLLLVTYIPIITLIVPNLLYGVA; from the coding sequence ATGATTGCCTACCTCCCCATCATTCTGGTATTCATCCTGTACTTCTCAAGCATTCCCATCGCCTATGCACTGTTTGGGTCCTCACTCTTCTACTTTGCGGTAATCGATACCAGCAGTCCGGTTGACTTGATCCTCCAGAAGTTTGTCACCAGTACCCAATCCTTCCCGCTCCTTGCCATCCCATTCTTTGTAATGGCAGGATCGATCATGAACTATGCAGGTATCAGCAAGAAATTGATGCAGTTCGCTGATGTCCTCACCGGCCATATGGCAGGAGGCATGGCGCAGGTCAATGTACTGTTGAGCCTACTTATGGGAGGTGTATCCGGTTCAGCCAATGCTGATGCAGCGATGCAGAGCAAGATGTTGGTCCCTGAAATGGAGAAAAGAGGATATGACCGCGCATTTTCCACAGCAATTACCGCTGCATCTTCTGCCGTCACTCCGGTCATTCCCCCAGGGATCAACCTGATCATTTATGCCTTGATCGCCAATGCATCAGTTGGACGGATGTTTGCTGCAGGATATGTCCCTGGCCTCATCATGACCATCAGTTTGATGGTGACTGTCTCCATCATCTCAAAGCGTCGTGGCTACCAGCCTGTACGAGAGAAGAAAGCCGGGACAAAGGAAGTTGTTCATCAGCTTCGCGATTCCATATGGGCCCTACTCTTCCCTTTCGGTATCATTGCAGGACTCCGAATCGGCATGTTTACCCCTTCCGAAGCAGGAGCAGTGGCGGTGCTGTACTGCATCATCGTAGGAAAGTTCATCTACAAGGAACTGGGAAAGGAACACATCATCCCCGTGCTAAGGGAAACCATCTTTGGAACCAGTGGTGTAGTTCTGATTATCGTCTCTGCCTCTGTCTTTGGATACTACCTGAACTGGGAACGCATCCCTCAGGCAATGGCTAGTGGACTGCTTACCATTACCCAGAATAAGTACCTGATGCTGATGATCATCAACGTCCTCTTCCTTGTAATGGGAATGTTCCTGGAGGGAGGAGCTGCCATGATCATTCTCGCGCCCTTGCTCGTGCCGGTGGTGACCCAGCTCGGTATTGATGTCATCCATTTTGGTCTGATCTGCATTGTGAACATCATGATCGGAGGACTCACACCCCCATTCGGTTCAATGATGTTTACCTGCTGCAGCATCACCAGATGTAGTTTGCAGGATTTCGTGAAAGAGGTAATTCCTTTCATTGTTGCCCTGCTGATTTCATTGTTGCTTGTAACGTATATTCCCATTATCACCCTCATCGTGCCTAACTTGCTCTATGGGGTTGCCTGA
- a CDS encoding glycerophosphodiester phosphodiesterase: MKIYAHRGYSGCYPENTMLAFQKAWEAGSDGIELDVQLTKDGELVVIHDETLDRTTDRTGRVCDYTLEELKTCNAAAKSQLANSFMTIPTFEEYCTWVATTNLVTNIEIKSSVIYYPEIEEKTLEMVRRYQLEERTLISSFNHLSLCAVKAIAPSILCGALVPETGLVNAGHAAEKFGFECFHPPYCTMNKEAVQECHNHQIQVNVWTVNTMHELIDCYNWGCDGVFTNYPDVCRAFVDAQKNS, encoded by the coding sequence GTGAAGATTTACGCCCACCGAGGGTATAGTGGATGCTATCCAGAAAACACCATGCTCGCCTTCCAGAAGGCCTGGGAAGCAGGCAGTGATGGCATTGAGCTCGATGTCCAGTTGACCAAGGACGGTGAGTTGGTGGTAATCCATGATGAAACCCTTGATAGAACCACAGACCGCACTGGACGCGTTTGTGACTATACACTGGAAGAACTGAAAACATGTAATGCTGCAGCAAAGAGCCAACTTGCAAACTCATTCATGACCATCCCCACCTTTGAGGAGTACTGCACTTGGGTGGCAACCACAAATCTGGTTACCAACATCGAGATCAAGAGCAGTGTCATTTATTACCCTGAGATTGAGGAGAAGACCCTGGAGATGGTAAGGCGTTACCAATTGGAAGAGAGAACCCTGATCTCCTCTTTCAACCATCTCAGTCTATGTGCGGTGAAGGCCATAGCCCCTTCCATCCTGTGTGGAGCTCTTGTTCCTGAGACCGGGTTGGTTAATGCAGGTCATGCTGCAGAGAAGTTTGGGTTTGAGTGTTTCCATCCACCTTACTGCACCATGAACAAGGAAGCTGTACAGGAGTGTCACAATCACCAGATCCAGGTTAATGTCTGGACGGTAAACACCATGCATGAGCTTATAGACTGCTACAACTGGGGATGTGATGGCGTTTTCACCAACTATCCTGATGTGTGCAGGGCGTTTGTGGATGCGCAGAAAAACAGCTGA
- the thyX gene encoding FAD-dependent thymidylate synthase encodes MAHCIVSAAEEILDKEFPVLDHGFVRLVDYLGSDERIVQSARVSYGSGTKTYRQDKGLINYLLRNDHTSPFEQVNFTFHVKMPIFVARQWIRHRTGRVNEISGRYSVMSDECYQPDPAHINFQSDDNKQGRVAEPVDDEMAKKVLSILSEDQKRSYDTYQKLLDMGIARELSRIDLPLSLYTEWYWQMDLHNLFHFLQLRLDAHAQYEIRIYAQTILDLVRKVCPIATEAFEEHKLGGKQFSKSEMEAIKSMLKGEDNPLSGRALDLFEKKFD; translated from the coding sequence ATGGCACATTGCATCGTCAGCGCTGCTGAAGAGATTTTGGATAAGGAATTCCCCGTACTTGATCATGGGTTTGTCCGCTTGGTTGACTACTTGGGAAGTGATGAGCGAATCGTACAGAGCGCACGGGTCTCCTATGGAAGTGGGACCAAGACTTACCGACAGGATAAGGGCTTGATCAACTACCTGCTGAGAAATGACCATACCTCGCCCTTTGAACAGGTAAACTTCACATTCCATGTGAAGATGCCGATTTTTGTTGCCAGGCAGTGGATCCGCCACCGCACAGGTAGGGTGAATGAGATTAGCGGAAGGTATAGTGTCATGAGTGATGAGTGCTATCAGCCAGATCCTGCCCATATCAATTTCCAGAGTGATGACAACAAGCAAGGAAGAGTTGCTGAGCCAGTTGATGATGAGATGGCAAAAAAGGTGCTCTCCATTCTCAGCGAGGACCAGAAGCGGAGCTACGATACCTACCAGAAGCTTCTGGATATGGGTATCGCCAGGGAACTCAGCCGAATCGATCTTCCCTTAAGCCTTTACACCGAATGGTACTGGCAGATGGATCTCCATAACCTGTTCCACTTTCTGCAACTTCGTCTTGATGCCCACGCACAATATGAGATCCGAATCTACGCACAGACCATTCTTGACCTGGTAAGAAAGGTTTGTCCGATTGCCACTGAGGCATTCGAGGAGCATAAGCTTGGAGGAAAGCAGTTCAGTAAAAGTGAGATGGAAGCGATCAAATCCATGCTCAAGGGTGAAGATAACCCGCTTTCCGGTAGGGCCTTGGACCTGTTTGAAAAGAAATTTGACTAA
- a CDS encoding TRAP transporter small permease, whose product MHQAVKKVLSNLELVIASAAIIVTTVLVMLNVFTRYFLKTGIYWSEEVATACFVWSVFIGAAAGYKHRAHVGVDMLVNLCPPKTKKTITIIVDLVLLLINGYITYIAVIYLSLSYKKPTPVLGISTAYISSSILVSFALTTIYSIYFLVKDIKQPAQGGTT is encoded by the coding sequence ATGCACCAAGCCGTAAAGAAAGTGCTATCCAACCTTGAGCTCGTCATCGCCAGTGCTGCCATTATTGTCACCACTGTCTTGGTCATGCTCAATGTCTTCACGCGCTACTTCCTGAAAACCGGCATTTACTGGTCAGAGGAAGTTGCAACCGCCTGCTTTGTCTGGTCGGTCTTCATAGGCGCTGCCGCAGGATACAAGCATCGAGCCCATGTAGGTGTCGATATGCTGGTCAATCTCTGCCCCCCCAAAACAAAGAAAACAATCACCATCATCGTTGATCTTGTCCTACTGTTGATCAATGGATATATAACCTATATTGCAGTCATTTATCTCTCGCTCTCCTATAAGAAACCCACACCGGTACTGGGAATTTCGACTGCATACATCAGTTCATCGATTCTCGTCAGCTTTGCACTGACAACCATCTATTCAATCTATTTCCTGGTCAAGGATATTAAACAGCCTGCACAAGGAGGTACCACATGA
- a CDS encoding C4-dicarboxylate TRAP transporter substrate-binding protein, translating into MKKVLFTLLVLALVVMPVMAQGSKEAASGDDYKLVLKMSHVFAPNEQLTKSLDMVVKKISDRTNGAIEIQHYPQSQLAVYKDGVEQVARGADFISVEDPSYLGDYVPDFNALVGPMLYKSFDEYEYMIQTDLVKGMLKELEEEHRIKVLALDYIFGFRNMKTNKVITTPADLQGMKIRTPGSQLFIDTINAMGATATPLGFSETLSAVQQGVVDGLEGTMDAYGSNGSAEVAKNMALTQHFLGTCGVYINVDVFNAIPEEYQTIIEEEFTAGAQHMISEISNNYEATKAKLEAQGNKFNEVDSAAFAATVTSVYENMKGVTPGIYQILQDELAKMPK; encoded by the coding sequence ATGAAAAAAGTTCTATTTACCCTATTGGTTCTGGCTCTGGTAGTGATGCCGGTCATGGCCCAAGGAAGCAAGGAAGCTGCAAGTGGGGACGATTATAAGCTCGTATTGAAAATGAGCCACGTATTCGCACCCAATGAACAGCTGACAAAGTCCCTCGACATGGTTGTCAAGAAAATCAGCGATCGCACTAATGGTGCAATTGAGATACAACACTACCCACAGAGCCAGCTGGCTGTCTACAAAGACGGCGTTGAGCAGGTTGCCCGTGGTGCGGACTTCATCAGTGTTGAAGACCCATCTTACCTTGGTGACTATGTTCCCGATTTCAACGCTTTGGTTGGACCAATGCTCTACAAGAGTTTTGACGAGTATGAGTACATGATCCAGACCGATTTGGTGAAAGGCATGCTGAAAGAACTGGAAGAAGAGCACAGAATCAAGGTTCTCGCTCTGGATTACATCTTCGGTTTCAGGAATATGAAGACCAACAAGGTCATCACCACCCCTGCTGATCTCCAGGGAATGAAAATCAGGACTCCTGGAAGCCAGTTGTTCATCGATACCATCAATGCAATGGGTGCAACCGCTACCCCTCTCGGGTTCAGCGAAACCCTGAGCGCAGTACAGCAGGGTGTTGTTGACGGACTGGAAGGTACCATGGATGCGTATGGATCCAACGGTAGTGCTGAAGTTGCCAAGAACATGGCTCTTACCCAACACTTCCTCGGGACCTGTGGCGTATACATCAATGTTGATGTCTTCAATGCAATTCCTGAAGAGTATCAGACCATTATCGAGGAAGAGTTCACCGCTGGTGCCCAGCACATGATCAGTGAAATCTCCAACAACTATGAGGCCACAAAAGCTAAACTCGAGGCTCAAGGCAACAAGTTCAACGAAGTTGACTCTGCTGCATTTGCCGCAACCGTTACCAGCGTCTATGAGAACATGAAGGGTGTCACTCCTGGCATCTATCAGATTCTGCAGGACGAATTGGCCAAGATGCCCAAGTAA